The Candidatus Polarisedimenticolia bacterium genome contains a region encoding:
- a CDS encoding TldD/PmbA family protein: MISASFPFDAQFLGRAVEAPRLARGAWADLFLERARSLRATWDHQGGTRISSGMREGFCLRVVDGGSQKLDAREGLSHEAILDACGRKSGSLPSEAPASSGEADGLDEAGLASFLEAMRERLLSLGLDETQLSVSLEIGLRQTCVCLPGGSLRQSGSSRSIVSCRIGDAGEGLSAGLGASSFAKLVESQPAARLGRELEERVAGRREAREAPEGEFPVLLAAGTGGVFFHEACGHSLEADLVLRGASPFRALLGERVAAPFVSAMDDATQPGLEGSYDFDDEGSPARGIVLIARGVLKAFLADRIHGAILGGGSTGSGRRESYRDSPLPRMSNAFLMAGDEDPEAILRETPHGILVSRLEGGRMDPATGDFRFRASSGRLIESGHLTAPLRPFTLAGNGLVALRAVARVGSDLSFGDGTGSCGKDGQQLPVAAGLPTILISSLAVRPG; encoded by the coding sequence ATGATCTCAGCCTCGTTTCCGTTCGATGCGCAGTTCCTCGGCCGGGCGGTCGAAGCGCCCCGCCTCGCCCGCGGCGCCTGGGCGGACCTCTTCCTCGAGCGGGCGCGCAGCCTGCGCGCCACCTGGGACCACCAGGGCGGCACCCGCATCAGCTCGGGAATGCGCGAAGGCTTCTGCCTGCGCGTCGTGGACGGGGGCTCCCAAAAGCTCGACGCTCGCGAGGGTCTGTCCCATGAAGCAATCCTGGATGCCTGCGGCCGGAAGAGCGGCAGCCTTCCTTCCGAAGCGCCGGCGTCTTCCGGCGAGGCGGACGGACTCGATGAGGCGGGCCTCGCTTCCTTCCTGGAGGCGATGCGCGAGCGGCTCTTGTCGCTCGGACTGGACGAGACGCAGCTCTCCGTCAGTCTGGAGATTGGCTTGCGCCAAACCTGCGTCTGCCTTCCCGGGGGCTCTCTCCGGCAGAGCGGCAGCTCGCGATCGATCGTCAGCTGCCGGATCGGCGACGCAGGGGAAGGCCTGTCCGCCGGCTTGGGAGCGTCGAGCTTCGCGAAACTGGTCGAATCGCAGCCCGCCGCGCGCCTGGGCCGCGAGCTGGAGGAGCGGGTGGCCGGCCGGCGCGAGGCGCGGGAAGCTCCCGAGGGGGAGTTCCCGGTTCTCCTGGCGGCGGGAACTGGCGGCGTCTTCTTCCACGAGGCCTGCGGGCATTCGCTGGAAGCGGACCTGGTGCTGCGCGGCGCTTCACCGTTTCGGGCGCTCCTCGGAGAGCGGGTGGCCGCGCCGTTCGTCTCGGCCATGGACGATGCCACCCAGCCGGGGCTGGAAGGGAGCTACGATTTCGATGACGAAGGCTCGCCGGCGCGCGGCATCGTTCTGATCGCGCGCGGAGTATTGAAAGCTTTCCTGGCGGATCGGATCCATGGAGCGATCCTGGGCGGGGGCAGCACGGGAAGCGGACGCCGCGAATCGTACCGCGACTCGCCGCTGCCGCGGATGTCGAACGCCTTCCTGATGGCTGGGGATGAGGATCCCGAGGCAATCCTCCGGGAGACGCCGCACGGCATCCTGGTGAGCCGGCTCGAGGGAGGAAGAATGGATCCCGCCACCGGGGATTTCCGGTTCCGCGCCTCCTCGGGGCGGCTGATCGAATCGGGCCATCTGACGGCGCCGCTGCGCCCCTTCACGCTCGCGGGGAACGGCCTCGTGGCGCTGCGGGCCGTGGCGCGTGTCGGCTCGGATCTCTCGTTCGGAGACGGGACCGGCTCGTGCGGCAAGGACGGCCAGCAGCTGCCGGTGGCGGCGGGATTGCCCACGATCCTGATTAGCTCCCTCGCCGTGCGTCCGGGTTAA
- a CDS encoding iron ABC transporter permease, giving the protein MSPPRLTRRRIVVVLALLGTALLAGAAVALSIGSASVPLPTLLRALAGASVPPEVETILIQVRLARILLAALTGAALACAGTAFQAVLRNPLADPYILGISGGAAVGAILVSLGGVAGPAWARPAAAFAGACLTVLAILSLSRSRGVSPSTPMLLIGWIFNSFFLALILFLETAVDFSRIRGAIFWLVGTLAPERYSVLGVLAGIVATGIAALWLLARDFNLLCAGEESARTLGCNVERTRLLGILAASLITASVVAFGGLIGFVGLIVPHAARYLFGPDHRLLLPASALLGATGLVLADAVSRTLLAPTEVPVGVLTVLVGGPIFILLYRRHRGEVAID; this is encoded by the coding sequence GTGTCGCCGCCTCGTCTCACGCGCCGCCGCATCGTCGTGGTCCTCGCCCTGCTGGGCACCGCCCTGCTCGCCGGCGCCGCGGTCGCGCTGTCGATCGGATCGGCCAGCGTTCCTCTCCCTACCCTGCTGCGCGCCCTCGCCGGCGCAAGCGTCCCGCCCGAGGTGGAAACGATCCTTATCCAGGTGCGCCTGGCGCGCATCCTGCTCGCCGCGCTCACCGGCGCCGCGCTGGCCTGCGCCGGGACCGCCTTCCAGGCGGTGCTGCGCAATCCCCTGGCCGATCCCTACATCCTCGGAATCTCGGGGGGGGCCGCCGTCGGCGCCATCCTCGTTTCCCTGGGGGGCGTGGCGGGGCCGGCCTGGGCCCGTCCGGCCGCCGCCTTCGCGGGAGCCTGCCTGACGGTGCTGGCGATCCTGTCGCTGTCCCGGTCGCGCGGCGTTTCGCCTTCCACGCCGATGCTCCTGATCGGATGGATCTTCAACTCCTTCTTCCTGGCGCTGATCCTGTTCCTGGAAACCGCCGTCGATTTCTCGCGGATCCGCGGGGCGATCTTCTGGCTCGTCGGAACGCTGGCCCCGGAGCGCTACTCCGTCCTGGGAGTCCTCGCCGGCATCGTCGCCACGGGCATCGCGGCGCTCTGGCTGCTGGCGCGCGATTTCAACCTCCTTTGCGCGGGCGAGGAATCGGCGCGCACCCTGGGCTGCAACGTGGAGCGGACCCGCCTGCTCGGCATTCTCGCTGCCTCGCTGATCACGGCGTCGGTGGTTGCCTTCGGCGGATTGATCGGCTTCGTCGGGCTCATCGTCCCGCACGCCGCCCGCTACCTCTTCGGGCCGGACCATCGCCTGCTGCTGCCGGCCTCGGCGCTGCTGGGTGCCACCGGATTGGTCCTGGCGGATGCCGTGTCGCGCACCCTGCTGGCGCCGACGGAAGTGCCGGTGGGAGTCCTCACCGTCCTGGTGGGAGGCCCGATCTTCATCCTCCTGTATCGCCGGCATCGCGGGGAGGTGGCCATTGACTGA
- a CDS encoding glycerol-3-phosphate dehydrogenase/oxidase produces the protein MTFPGRTVSEARKPSLSWSRDQHLQAISSRVFDLLVVGGGATGASIARDAALRGLDVALVERGDLAAGTSSRSTRFIHGGLRYLKTLEFGFVREGLRERATLMEVASHLVHSREFLFPAYASGMERWKLRLGIGMYDLLAGRSRLGGTRTLSPSGALLLEPTLRGRDLKGAVVYRDGAADDARLVVETGLAAVEAGATVVLHVEVERIIPSESEATVLVLRDRLGEASLGARAAVVINATGPWAGGLLHGEEEHGRRGGDSASRLRASRGSHLVVAREVLPVARVVVMPSRSDGRLLFAVPAGDFTYLGTTEVDHTGPLEPVKAAASEVDYILGVAAEIFEAPSLTRDKVLCTWAGIRPLVERPDTPTGSLSRDFRIVQEAPGVVTVVGGKLTSCRRMAQATVDLASGVFFSRTGRRSDPCITTWKLFPGSEQKLAEEDAEFTPHTTPEVVRHLRATYGGRAARILGRIEESAALGTPFAAGCPATPAEVIHAVEHEGAVRLADLLFRRLHPLMMEARMRSPQGKAIAEGASRIMAAYLGWTEEKRFKELADAAREWERDFSVPPAR, from the coding sequence ATGACCTTCCCGGGCAGGACCGTGTCGGAAGCCCGCAAGCCGAGCCTCTCCTGGAGTCGCGACCAGCACCTGCAGGCGATCAGCTCGCGCGTCTTCGACCTTCTGGTGGTAGGAGGCGGCGCCACCGGCGCGTCGATCGCGCGCGACGCGGCGCTGCGCGGGCTGGATGTCGCCCTGGTCGAGCGCGGCGACCTGGCGGCCGGCACCTCGTCGCGCTCCACCCGCTTCATCCACGGCGGGCTGCGCTACCTGAAGACGCTGGAGTTCGGCTTCGTCCGCGAGGGACTGCGCGAGCGCGCCACGTTGATGGAGGTGGCATCGCACCTGGTTCACTCGCGGGAGTTCCTCTTTCCAGCCTACGCGTCGGGGATGGAGCGTTGGAAGCTCCGGCTCGGCATCGGCATGTACGACCTTCTCGCCGGCCGCAGCCGTCTCGGGGGGACCCGCACGCTGAGCCCCTCGGGCGCGCTGCTATTGGAGCCGACGCTGCGCGGCCGCGACCTCAAGGGAGCGGTGGTCTACCGCGACGGCGCGGCCGATGATGCCCGCCTGGTCGTCGAGACCGGGCTCGCCGCCGTCGAGGCGGGGGCGACGGTGGTACTGCATGTGGAAGTGGAGCGCATCATTCCTTCCGAGTCGGAGGCCACCGTCCTGGTCCTCAGGGATCGCCTCGGCGAAGCTTCCCTGGGAGCGCGGGCCGCGGTCGTGATCAACGCCACGGGACCGTGGGCGGGCGGTCTTCTCCATGGCGAGGAGGAGCACGGGCGCCGCGGCGGTGACTCGGCCAGCCGCCTGCGCGCCAGCCGGGGATCGCACCTCGTCGTGGCTCGAGAGGTCCTGCCGGTGGCGCGCGTCGTGGTGATGCCGTCGCGCTCCGATGGACGTCTTCTCTTCGCAGTCCCGGCGGGCGATTTCACCTATCTCGGGACCACGGAGGTGGACCACACCGGCCCCCTCGAGCCGGTGAAGGCCGCCGCCTCGGAGGTCGACTACATCCTCGGTGTGGCCGCCGAGATCTTCGAAGCCCCGTCTCTCACGCGCGACAAGGTGCTATGCACCTGGGCCGGCATCCGGCCCCTGGTGGAGCGTCCCGACACGCCGACCGGATCGCTGTCGCGCGATTTCCGCATCGTGCAGGAAGCTCCCGGCGTCGTGACGGTGGTGGGCGGCAAGCTCACCTCGTGCCGGCGCATGGCGCAGGCGACCGTCGACCTGGCCAGCGGCGTCTTCTTCTCCAGGACAGGCCGGCGCAGCGATCCCTGTATCACGACCTGGAAGCTGTTTCCGGGATCGGAGCAGAAGCTGGCCGAGGAAGACGCCGAGTTCACACCCCACACCACTCCCGAGGTGGTGCGGCACCTGCGCGCCACCTACGGCGGCCGCGCCGCACGGATCCTGGGCCGCATCGAGGAATCGGCGGCGCTCGGCACCCCTTTCGCCGCCGGCTGCCCGGCGACTCCGGCCGAGGTGATCCATGCCGTGGAGCACGAAGGAGCGGTGCGCCTGGCGGATCTCCTCTTCCGGCGGCTGCATCCCCTGATGATGGAGGCGCGCATGCGCTCCCCGCAGGGCAAGGCAATCGCGGAGGGGGCCTCGCGCATCATGGCAGCTTACCTGGGTTGGACGGAAGAGAAGCGGTTCAAGGAGCTGGCGGACGCGGCGCGGGAATGGGAGAGGGATTTCTCGGTGCCGCCGGCCCGCTGA
- a CDS encoding ABC transporter ATP-binding protein encodes MTEALAARDLRFGYDGRSPLIEQFSMSLPEGSFTGILGPNGAGKTTLLKLLSGTLRPESGSVHLFGRSLATVPDRERAQAIAVVPQEARVLFPFTCLEIVLMARFSRLGILGMERAADEDLARRCLEEVEMGPSADRPLNLLSSGERQRVLIARALAQEPRVLLLDEPTTYLDLKHRLKTYDTLSRLNRERGVTILTISHDPGLVARACRKIVLLHSGRILVEGTPEEVLTPSWIRSAYGTGAEIARDPRTGSPVVIPYLDSEPGGAP; translated from the coding sequence TTGACTGAGGCGCTTGCCGCACGCGACCTGCGCTTCGGGTACGACGGGCGGAGTCCCTTGATCGAGCAGTTCTCGATGAGCCTGCCGGAGGGAAGCTTCACCGGGATCCTCGGCCCCAACGGCGCCGGCAAGACGACGCTGCTGAAGCTTCTCTCGGGAACGCTGCGTCCCGAATCGGGCAGCGTGCACCTGTTCGGCCGCTCTCTCGCCACGGTGCCGGACAGGGAGCGCGCGCAGGCCATCGCCGTGGTACCGCAAGAAGCGCGCGTGCTGTTTCCCTTCACCTGCCTGGAGATCGTCCTGATGGCCCGCTTCTCACGGCTCGGGATTCTCGGGATGGAACGCGCGGCCGACGAGGATCTGGCGCGGCGGTGTCTGGAGGAAGTCGAGATGGGCCCATCCGCCGACCGGCCGCTGAACTTGCTGAGCAGCGGCGAGCGGCAGCGGGTCCTCATCGCCCGGGCCCTGGCACAGGAGCCCCGAGTGCTCCTTCTCGATGAGCCGACGACCTATCTCGACCTGAAGCATCGGCTGAAAACCTACGACACCCTCTCCCGTCTCAACCGCGAGCGAGGCGTGACGATCCTGACGATCTCCCACGACCCGGGCCTGGTGGCGCGCGCCTGCAGGAAGATCGTCCTCCTGCATTCCGGCCGCATCCTGGTCGAAGGAACCCCCGAAGAAGTGCTGACCCCGAGCTGGATCCGATCGGCCTACGGGACCGGCGCGGAGATCGCCCGAGATCCGCGCACCGGCTCCCCCGTCGTCATTCCCTATCTCGATTCCGAACCAGGAGGTGCCCCGTGA
- a CDS encoding TonB-dependent receptor produces the protein MTSRRRAPLAAAWIFALLIVPASLAQEPAPPEDGASAPAAEGADSQAAQEKKEKPAKPLVERVRVAGRLSDKPEEPARIPAHVTIFTREQILASGAATVQDFLAMHSDFVVFDEVGNGVQATADLRGFNTGSLATSALVMVDGVRFNEPDTDFASFVLVPLSEVERIEVIRGSSSALFGEGGLGGAINIVTRDGADASPLAAAISGGSFGTQDYRLSSGGVQGKLGYYGGFERRQSEGFRDNSDVRISWFQGGADYKLDDRQSLGVDLTAGSNHLNQPGALTAAELEQDRTQNPFNEHDFSATDLLMPSVHYSLRLDNGFSLTSRLSYRDADDEAFVGGRSGLGSNASVDRSQIAWTAQGAHEMQRGESRNQMIAGFEISRDGFDTDQARTDAEGTPLPSSDTSHSVSQADSTRRLVGVFLQDTWSFNARWSATAGIRLDEVRLESDGSQAFYDFPPPTFTPVFTQRATGGERDFSQLSPKLGMNFNPSRNDAFYAGYSRGFRAPTVIELFAFPIFFSNPDLQPVVSDDYEAGWDHRFEHGASLAVNGFWIDVRDEIFFVMTDPSSFTGSNLNLPRTRRRGAVVTLRSPLGRGVIGELSGTYTDATFRSEFADANIGNQVESGDRLPQIPRLKLSAGVTIPIRSSWSVGLQDIYVGSQVLTSDLANVAPELDPYNLLNARVSYGWDNWSVFAQIDNLLDSEYSTRGIYAFNFSSFAFDQFYTPAPGRNAYLGISWKL, from the coding sequence GTGACTTCACGCCGCCGCGCGCCGCTTGCGGCCGCATGGATCTTCGCCCTGCTGATCGTCCCGGCATCGCTCGCGCAGGAACCCGCACCCCCGGAGGACGGCGCCTCCGCACCGGCCGCCGAAGGCGCCGACTCGCAAGCCGCGCAAGAAAAGAAGGAGAAGCCGGCCAAGCCTCTGGTGGAGCGGGTGCGCGTGGCGGGACGCCTCTCCGACAAGCCGGAAGAGCCCGCCAGGATCCCGGCGCACGTGACCATCTTCACGCGTGAGCAGATCCTCGCCTCGGGTGCGGCCACGGTGCAGGACTTCCTCGCCATGCACAGCGATTTCGTGGTGTTCGACGAGGTGGGCAACGGCGTGCAGGCGACCGCCGACCTGCGCGGCTTCAACACCGGCTCTCTCGCCACCTCGGCGCTGGTCATGGTGGACGGCGTGCGGTTCAACGAGCCCGATACCGACTTCGCCAGCTTCGTGCTGGTTCCCCTGTCGGAGGTCGAGCGCATCGAGGTGATCCGCGGCAGCTCGTCGGCCCTGTTCGGCGAGGGAGGCCTCGGCGGGGCGATCAACATCGTCACGCGCGACGGCGCCGACGCCTCGCCGCTCGCGGCGGCGATCTCCGGGGGCAGCTTCGGGACGCAGGACTACCGGCTCTCCTCGGGCGGGGTGCAGGGAAAGCTCGGCTATTACGGCGGCTTCGAGCGCCGCCAGTCGGAGGGGTTCCGGGACAATTCCGACGTGCGCATCTCCTGGTTCCAGGGAGGCGCCGACTACAAGCTCGACGACCGACAGTCGCTGGGAGTCGACCTGACGGCCGGGAGCAACCATCTCAACCAGCCTGGTGCTCTGACCGCCGCCGAGCTGGAGCAGGACCGCACGCAGAATCCGTTCAACGAGCACGACTTCAGCGCCACCGATCTGCTGATGCCCAGCGTGCACTACTCTCTGCGCCTCGACAACGGCTTCTCGCTCACCTCGCGGCTGTCGTATCGCGACGCCGACGACGAGGCCTTCGTCGGCGGGCGCAGCGGACTGGGCTCGAACGCCTCGGTGGACCGGAGTCAGATCGCCTGGACGGCGCAGGGGGCGCACGAGATGCAGAGGGGCGAATCGCGCAACCAGATGATCGCCGGATTCGAGATCTCCCGCGACGGGTTCGACACCGACCAGGCGCGGACCGACGCCGAGGGGACGCCGCTGCCCTCGTCGGACACCTCCCACTCCGTGTCGCAGGCCGACTCCACCCGCCGCCTGGTCGGCGTCTTCCTGCAGGACACCTGGTCTTTCAACGCCCGCTGGTCGGCGACCGCCGGCATCCGCCTCGACGAGGTTCGCCTGGAAAGCGACGGCAGCCAGGCCTTCTACGATTTCCCCCCGCCCACCTTCACGCCGGTGTTCACGCAGCGCGCCACGGGCGGCGAGCGCGACTTCTCGCAGCTGTCTCCCAAGCTGGGCATGAATTTCAACCCTTCCCGGAACGACGCCTTCTACGCCGGCTACTCGCGCGGCTTCCGCGCCCCCACCGTCATCGAGCTGTTCGCCTTCCCGATCTTCTTCTCCAACCCCGACCTCCAGCCGGTGGTGTCGGACGACTACGAAGCCGGCTGGGACCACCGCTTCGAGCACGGCGCTTCGCTGGCGGTCAATGGCTTCTGGATCGACGTGCGGGACGAGATCTTCTTCGTCATGACCGATCCTTCCTCGTTCACCGGCTCCAACCTCAACCTGCCGCGCACGCGGCGGCGCGGGGCGGTGGTCACGCTGCGCTCGCCTTTGGGCCGCGGCGTCATCGGGGAGCTCTCGGGAACCTACACCGACGCCACGTTCCGCTCGGAGTTCGCGGACGCCAACATCGGCAACCAGGTGGAATCGGGAGACCGGCTGCCGCAGATCCCGCGTCTCAAGCTCTCCGCGGGCGTCACGATTCCGATTCGCTCCTCCTGGAGCGTCGGATTGCAGGACATCTATGTCGGCAGCCAGGTTCTCACCTCCGACCTGGCGAATGTCGCCCCCGAGCTCGACCCTTACAACTTGCTCAATGCCCGCGTCAGCTATGGCTGGGATAACTGGAGCGTCTTCGCGCAGATCGACAACCTGCTCGACAGCGAGTACAGCACGCGCGGCATTTACGCGTTCAATTTCTCCAGCTTCGCCTTCGATCAGTTCTACACGCCGGCGCCGGGTCGCAACGCCTATCTGGGAATCTCCTGGAAGCTATGA